From the genome of Bradyrhizobium sp. ORS 278:
ACCGGCCAGCCGCCCCTCACCAGGGCATCGCGCAGCGCCTCGATCCAGCGGGTGAAATAGCTGGCGATCACGGCGGCGAAGCGGTCGCGGGTCTCGTCGAGCGCGAAGGCGCCGACCAGGCACACCCGGCGGCCGGAGCGGAAGTAGCCGTCGACGCCTCGCCACATCCGCGCGATCGCCAGGCCGGGCGCGTCGTCGCGCAACGGCGCATAGATCTCGCGCTCGAACCAGCCGTCGACGTGATCGAGCACCGCCCGCGCCATGTCGTCCTTCCCGCCGGGAAAGAAGTGATACAGGCTGCCTTTGCCGAGTCCGGTCGTCTCCGTGATGCGGCTGAGCGAGGTGCCCTCGAAGCCGTGCTCACGGAACACCTCGGCGATCAGCGGAATGACGTCGGCCCGCTCATATAGCGTGCGCATGACGCTCCTGGCTTACAGTCCCAATTCGGTCAGGCCCGGATGATCATCCGGTCGGCGGCCGAGCGGCCAGTGGAATTTGCGCTCGGTCTCCTTGATCGGCAGATCGTTGATGCTGGCGAAGCGGCGCTGCATCAGGCCCTGCGCGTCGAATTCCCAATTCTCGTTGCCGTAGGAGCGGAACCAGTGGCCGCCGTCGTCGTGCCACTCATAGGCAAATCGCACGGCGATGCGATTGTCGGTGAAGGCCCAGATGTCCTTGATCAGCCGGTAGTCGAGCTCCTTGCGCCACTTGCGGGTCAGAAACGCGACAATCTCGGCCCGGCCGGTGATGAACTCGGCTCTGTTCCGCCAGCGGCTGTCGGGCGTGTAGACCATCGACACCCGCTCGGGGTCGCGACTGTTCCAGCCATCCTCGGCCATCCGCACCTTTTGTGTCGCCGTCTCCAGTGTGAAGGGCGGGGCAAGCGCAGTCATTCGACCTCTCCTGTGTACCTATATCGATATATTGTACCAATCGGTACATGATGTCAATGAGCGCCAGCTGGCGCGGGGCGGCACCGCCACCGGCTGGGCTCCCGACCGAGTCATGATCGCAGACCGAACGCCCGGTGCGCCCCTACCGATCTTCGCCACGCGGCAGTCAGCACCCTTGTGTGCTCAACGGAAATTTGAATGATCTGCTAAGGGAACTGGCCCGGGCCGCGGGGACGACACGGTCCGTCGGCTGCACGTTTGGGGACGCTGGAGATGTCGATGCTCACGCCGCACGGCGAGTGCCTGCTGTGGACGCCTGAATTGATTTGGGTGAACGCAGTCTCCGACGTCCTTATTTCCGTCGCGTTCTTCACGATCGCTTTCGTGCTCGGCTACATCGTGTTTCGCCGCCGCGACTTCCAGTTCAGCTACATCTTCTGGGCGTTCGCGCTGTGGGTGTCCGTCTGCGGACTGACGCGCCTGATCGAGGTGCTCACGCTCTGGGTGCCGGCCTATGTGCTGGAGGCGGCGACGAAGGGCTTCCTGGCTTTCATGTCTGTCGGCATCGCCGCGGCGCTGATGCTCTTGTTGCCGAGGGTTCTGACGATGCCTTCGCGCGCCGATTTGAAGCTCGCCTATGCGCAGCTCGAGGAGGAGACGCGGCAGCGGCGCACCGCCGAGGCCATGGTCAAGCGCTTCCAGGAGATCGAGGCCACCGAGGCGCAGGTGCGTCAGGCGCAGAAGATGGAGGCGATCGGCCAGCTCACCGGCGGCGTCGCCCACGACTTCAACAACATCCTGACCGTGATCACCGGCACGATTGAGATCCTCGCCGAGGCAGTGAAGGACCGTCCGCAACTGGTGCAGATCACCAGCCTGATCAACTCGGCGGCGGCGCGCGGCGCCGACCTCACCAAGCACCTGCTGGCCTTCGCGCGGCGCCAGCCGCTGCAGCCGCGCAGCGTCGACATCAACGGCATGGTGGTCGACACCGCGCGGCTGCTGCGCCGGACCCTCGGCGAGCAGATCGAGATCGAATCGATGCTGGCGCACGATTCCGCGCCGGCGATGATCGACCCGAGCCAGCTGTCGACGGCGATCCTCAACCTCGCGCTGAACGCCCGCGACGCGATGCCGAACGGCGGCAAGCTCACGCTCGAGACCAAGAACGTCCTGCTCGACGACGCCTATGCGCGAATGAATCCGGAGGTCATACCCGGCAACTACGTGATGATCGCGGTCAGCGACACCGGCGAAGGCATTCCATCCAATCTGCTGGACAAGGTGTTCGAGCCGTTCTTCACCACCAAGGACGTCGGCAAGGGCGTCGGCCTCGGACTCAGCATGGTGTACGGCTTCGTCAAGCAGTCCAACGGCCACATCAAGATCTACAGCGAGCCCGGTCACGGCACGTCGGTGAAGCTGTATCTGCCGCAAGCTACGGCAGATGCTGACGTGCTGCTGCTGGAGGCCAGTCTGGCCAGCATGGAGCGCGGTGACGAAACGATCCTGATCGTCGAGGACGATTCGCTGGTGCGCGAATATGTCATTGCGCAGATCAAGCGGCTTGGCTACACGACCTTGGCCGCGAGCAAGGCCGACGAGGCGCTGTCGCTGATCGACAGCCCGGCGCGCATCGATCTCTTGTTCACCGACATCATCATGCCCGGCGGAATGAACGGGCGTCAGCTCGCGATCGAGGCGCTGAAGCGGCGGCCGAACCTGAAAGTGCTGTACACGTCCGGCTATACCGAGAACGCGATCGTGCATCACGGCCGCCTCGACGCCGGCGTGCTGCTGCTCACCAAGCCGTATCAGAGTGCGGATCTCGCCCGCATGATCCGGACCGCGCTGAACACGTGATTGGCCTTGCGGGCGACACATGATCCGGCTCTCATCGGCGCGCGTTGTGCGCTCACATCAAGCGCTGCATTCATTGAATGCTGCGCGCCTGTCGACTGCGGATTCGAGGTTGGAGTGAATGGGTAAAGTGTTCGGACGCTGGCTGGCCGCCGTGCAGGCCTATGCATCCGCCGACGATCCGCAGTCCGACATCGCCGCGAAGGTCGCGCTGGTCATCGTCTCCAACCAGCCGTTCTACCCGCTGTATCTTCACGCCATCGCCGGCACGGCGGCATGGCCGGCCTGGCTGACCCTGATCACGACGCCATTGTTCGCCGCGGTGCCGGTGCTCGCCCGTCGCAATCCGTTCGCCGGCCGCGCTCTGATGGTGCTGGCCGGCACCGCGAACACGGTGTTCTGCGTCAAGCTGTTCGGCGCGCAGAGCGGCGTCGAATTGTTCCTCATCCCGTGCGCGCTGCTTGGTGCCCTGCTGTTCCGCCCGGACGAGCGCATCCCCTCCCTACCGCTCCTCGCGCTCCCCTTCGTATCGTATCTGTTGGTCGATTTCCGGCTCGGCGCGCCGGTGATGCGCGTCGCCGACGCCAGCTACGCCTCGCTGGTCTCCATCAACGCGATGAGCGTCGCCGCGCTGACCGCCCTGATCGGCCTGCTCGCCGCCGCGCGGATGGCGACGGAGTAGCACCCTTTTCGCAGTCATCCCGGACAAGCCTGACAATGCGACAGCGTTTGCGGGCGCATCGCGGAGGGTCCCGTGCAGCACCAGCTCGGGCGAGGACCGCGCCACGGGACTGATGCCGCTTGTCGAACTAGGCCGCGGCCATCTGCCAGGGCGAGGGCGTGTAAGCGGGCGTGTGATAGTTCAGATTGGCCGGCGGCTGCGAAGGCGCCTGGCGGGAAACAAAGTAGTCCTCGAGCTCGGCGACGGCCCGGCTTTCCCATTCCGCGGCCTGCGCGAGCAGCGAGTCGCGCTGATGCGGACGGAATGCGGCCGTCTGGCGGTACAAGGAGGCGATGGTGCGATAGCGCCGCACATTTTCGAGAACCGCTTCCCCAGTCGTCGTCATGATTGCTCTCCCCTCTCCGTCCCCTCGGGACGTGCCGAAGGTGCACGCCGCCGCTTTGCGAAATCGTTAGCGGCCGGGATGGCGCGTTCTCATGGTTGGCAAATCCTTGCCTAAGCGAATGCATCGAATTGTCCGGGTCTTGTCAGCGGGAGGATATCAGCGGACCGGCCCTGACCCCTCCCGGCACGCTTACAGGTCCTTAAGGTTAAGCGGACGGGCTCTGAAAGTGACGTTATCACAGATACTTAGTGACATCGTCACAGA
Proteins encoded in this window:
- a CDS encoding TetR/AcrR family transcriptional regulator, coding for MRTLYERADVIPLIAEVFREHGFEGTSLSRITETTGLGKGSLYHFFPGGKDDMARAVLDHVDGWFEREIYAPLRDDAPGLAIARMWRGVDGYFRSGRRVCLVGAFALDETRDRFAAVIASYFTRWIEALRDALVRGGWPVAQAADSAEEVVLGIQGALVLARATNDAAVFGRALARLQRRLQQPPSL
- a CDS encoding nuclear transport factor 2 family protein, encoding MTALAPPFTLETATQKVRMAEDGWNSRDPERVSMVYTPDSRWRNRAEFITGRAEIVAFLTRKWRKELDYRLIKDIWAFTDNRIAVRFAYEWHDDGGHWFRSYGNENWEFDAQGLMQRRFASINDLPIKETERKFHWPLGRRPDDHPGLTELGL
- a CDS encoding ATP-binding protein, which gives rise to MSMLTPHGECLLWTPELIWVNAVSDVLISVAFFTIAFVLGYIVFRRRDFQFSYIFWAFALWVSVCGLTRLIEVLTLWVPAYVLEAATKGFLAFMSVGIAAALMLLLPRVLTMPSRADLKLAYAQLEEETRQRRTAEAMVKRFQEIEATEAQVRQAQKMEAIGQLTGGVAHDFNNILTVITGTIEILAEAVKDRPQLVQITSLINSAAARGADLTKHLLAFARRQPLQPRSVDINGMVVDTARLLRRTLGEQIEIESMLAHDSAPAMIDPSQLSTAILNLALNARDAMPNGGKLTLETKNVLLDDAYARMNPEVIPGNYVMIAVSDTGEGIPSNLLDKVFEPFFTTKDVGKGVGLGLSMVYGFVKQSNGHIKIYSEPGHGTSVKLYLPQATADADVLLLEASLASMERGDETILIVEDDSLVREYVIAQIKRLGYTTLAASKADEALSLIDSPARIDLLFTDIIMPGGMNGRQLAIEALKRRPNLKVLYTSGYTENAIVHHGRLDAGVLLLTKPYQSADLARMIRTALNT